In Prunus dulcis chromosome 1, ALMONDv2, whole genome shotgun sequence, the following are encoded in one genomic region:
- the LOC117621205 gene encoding dnaJ homolog subfamily A member 2-like, with the protein MRPLRNLYRAAYRSIVKKLRHDKKKSSPDREAKVDQIGTSITNDVIFEEVGDDTPKAEKKTMHGFHSFRCISLQRMRRDHDTPSPKAKGHFKQSSLDNFFNMHCHFSKSSSRRSHTPSPSLKKTKSRKSWPDSIPSPSTPKAATCTKSADSTPAHPSLSKCESRKTPIMFSNSSGMLKPQAVEKQLECTLEELCFGCQKKMKVTRAIVKDTGQMVEEEEVVTINVKPGWKKGTKITFEGLGNEIPGAYPADIVFVIAEKRHPLFRREGDDLELALEIPLVKALTGCIISIPLLGGDQMKLTIDDIIYPGYEKVISEQGMAISKDEGKRANLKLTFLVDFPTFLTDEQRSDILNILEDSYY; encoded by the exons ATGCGCCCTCTTCGCAACCTCTATAGAGCAGCATATAGATCCATTGTCAAAAAATTGCGCCACGACAAGAAGAAATCATCTCCAGATCGGGAAGCCAAAGTAGACCAAATTGGAACCTCTATAACCAACGATGTAATCTTTGAG gAAGTCGGTGATGATACACCAAAagcagaaaagaaaaccatgcaTGGATTTCATAGCTTTAGATGCATTAGCCTGCAAAGAATGCGACGCGACCATGATACTCCAAGCCCTAAAGCTAAAGGTCACTTCAAGCAATCAAGCTTGGATAATTTCTTTAACATGCATTGTCATTTCTCAAAAAGCTCTAGCCGAAGGAGTCACACCCCCTCACCCTCTCTCAAGAAAACTAAGAGCCGGAAAAGCTGGCCGGATTCCATACCCTCCCCGTCAACCCCCAAGGCCGCCACGTGTACTAAAAGCGCCGACTCCACGCCGGCCCATCCCTCCCTCTCCAAATGTGAAAGCCGGAAGACCCCCATCATGTTTTCCAATTCGTCTGGGATGTTGAAACCCCAAGCCGTTGAGAAGCAGCTTGAGTGCACCTTAGAGGAGTTGTGTTTTGGATGccagaagaagatgaaggtCACAAGGGCTATCGTCAAAGACACCGG GCAAATggttgaagaagaggaagtggTAACAATAAATGTGAAGCCAGGAtggaaaaaaggaacaaagaTTACATTTGAAGGATTGGGAAATGAGATACCAGGTGCCTACCCAGCAGACATAGTTTTTGTGATTGCTGAGAAAAGACACCCTTTGTTTAGAAGAGAAGGGGATGATTTGGAGTTGGCTCTAGAGATCCCATTGGTAAAGGCTCTCACTGGCTGCATCATCTCAATCCCTTTGCTGGGTGGAGACCAAATGAAATTGACCATTGATGACATCATATATCCTGGCTATGAGAAGGTCATATCGGAGCAAGGCATGGCAATCTCCAAAGATGAAGGAAAGAGGGCAAATTTGAAGCTCACTTTTCTGGTTGACTTTCCTACTTTTCTAACAGATGAGCAAAGATCAGATATTCTCAATATTTTAGAGGATTCTTATTATTGA
- the LOC117621190 gene encoding aldehyde dehydrogenase family 3 member H1 isoform X1, with protein sequence MEFEEEKQTAKPVFDEEAASALAKELRATLSSAKTRSYQWRESQLKSLLKLTTSNEPAIVDALRSDLSKPELESQVYEISMLKNSCKLALKELRNWMKPEKAKTSLTTFPSSAEIVSEPLGVILIISAWNYPFLLSLDPVVGAIAAGNAVVLKPSELAPATSSLLAKLVGEYMDSSSIRVVEGAVAETSALLEQKWDKICYTGNGRVGRIVMTSAAKHLTPVLLELGGKSPVVVDSGINLQVATRRIIVGKWGCNNGQACISPDYIVTTKDFAPKLVDSLKCELENFYGKNPLESKDLSRIVNSNHFARLIKLLDEDKVSGKIVLGGERDKTNLRIAPTILLDVSRDSLIMNEEIFGPLLPILTVDRVEESFDLINSGTKPLAAYLFTNNKKLKEHFVRTVSAGGLVVNDTTIHLAVPSLPFGGVGESGMGAYHGKFSFDAFSHKKAVVYRGFAGDASVRYPPYTKGKLRLLKALIGGGILSIIRALFGWSKA encoded by the exons ATGGAGTTTGAGGAGGAGAAGCAGACGGCGAAGCCTGTTTTCGACGAAGAAGCAGCGTCGGCGCTTGCGAAGGAGCTGAGAGCCACCTTGTCCTCTGCCAAGACTCGGAGCTATCAATGGAGAGAGTCGCAGCTTAAGAGCCTCCTCAAGCTCACCACCAGCAACGAGCCGGCGATCGTCGACGCTCTTCGCTCTGACCTCTCCAAGCCCGAGCTCGAGTCCCAAGTCTACGAG ATATCTATGTTAAAGAACTCATGTAAGTTGGCACTCAAAGAGCTGAGAAATTGGATGAAGCCAGAAAAG GCTAAAACTTCACTAACCACTTTCCCTTCGTCAGCCGAAATAGTGTCTGAACCTCTTGGTGTTATACTAATAATTTCAGCGTGGAATTATCCTTTCT TGCTGTCCCTTGATCCAGTTGTCGGTGCCATAGCAGCTGGTAATGCTGTGGTCCTTAAACCATCAGAACTTGCTCCAGCTACATCGTCATTGCTTGCAAAACTAGTAGGTGAATATATGGATAGCTCTTCTATAAGAGTTGTTGAGGGGGCAGTTGCTGAAACATCTGCACTGTTAGAGCAAAAGTGGGACAAAATATGTTACACAG GCAATGGAAGAGTGGGACGTATAGTGATGACTAGTGCTGCAAAGCACCTTACACCTGTTCTTCTGGAGCTCGGAGGAAAATCTCCTGTTGTTGTTGATTCTGGTATCAACTTACAA GTTGCAACTAGGCGAATAATTGTAGGAAAGTGGGGGTGTAATAATGGACAGGCTTGCATCTCCCCCGATTACATTGTAACAACAAAAGATTTTGCTCCTAAGCTG GTGGATTCTTTGAAATGTGAATTAGAGAATTTTTATGGAAAAAATCCATTAGAATCAAAAGATTTGTCTCGTATTGTGAATTCAAATCACTTTGCTCGCTTGATAAAGCTCTTGGATGAGGATAAGGTTTCTGGTAAGATCGTCCTGGGAGGTGAAAGGGACAAAACCAACTT GAGGATAGCTCCCACCATCTTGCTCGATGTCTCACGGGACTCTTTGATCATGAATGAGGAAATATTTGGTCCTTTGCTTCCCATTCTCACG GTCGACAGAGTGGAAGAAAGTTTTGACTTGATAAACTCAGGAACAAAGCCCCTTGCTGCATATTTGTTTACAAACAATAAGAAGCTGAAGGAGCACTTTGTAAGGACTGTCTCCGCCGGGGGTTTGGTTGTCAATGACACTACCATACAT CTTGCTGTTCCATCCTTGCCATTTGGAGGAGTTGGGGAAAGTGGAATGGGTGCATACCATGGAAAATTCTCCTTTGATGCGTTTAGCCATAAGAAGGCAGTTGTTTATCGAGGTTTCGCTGGTGATGCTTCTGTGAGGTACCCACCGTACACAAAGGGGAAGCTAAGACTTCTTAAGGCTCTGATCGGCGGTGGCATATTAAGCATAATCCGCGCTCTGTTTGGATGGTCCAAGGCTTAA
- the LOC117621190 gene encoding aldehyde dehydrogenase family 3 member H1 isoform X2, translating to MASTVEEQKVHLDSKDALTMVEDLRGSYGSGKTRSYEWRESQLKNILKVAENHEQEIVDALRSDLSKPEFEAYVQEISMLKNSCKLALKELRNWMKPEKAKTSLTTFPSSAEIVSEPLGVILIISAWNYPFLLSLDPVVGAIAAGNAVVLKPSELAPATSSLLAKLVGEYMDSSSIRVVEGAVAETSALLEQKWDKICYTGNGRVGRIVMTSAAKHLTPVLLELGGKSPVVVDSGINLQVATRRIIVGKWGCNNGQACISPDYIVTTKDFAPKLVDSLKCELENFYGKNPLESKDLSRIVNSNHFARLIKLLDEDKVSGKIVLGGERDKTNLRIAPTILLDVSRDSLIMNEEIFGPLLPILTVDRVEESFDLINSGTKPLAAYLFTNNKKLKEHFVRTVSAGGLVVNDTTIHLAVPSLPFGGVGESGMGAYHGKFSFDAFSHKKAVVYRGFAGDASVRYPPYTKGKLRLLKALIGGGILSIIRALFGWSKA from the exons ATGGCGTCGACGGTGGAGGAGCAGAAGGTGCACTTGGACTCAAAAGATGCCTTGACCATGGTAGAGGATCTGAGAGGCAGCTATGGTTCTGGGAAGACCAGAAGCTACGAGTGGAGAGAGTCGCAGTTGAAGAACATTTTGAAAGTCGCAGAAAACCACGAACAAGAAATTGTTGATGCCCTTCGCTCGGACCTCTCCAAACCTGAATTTGAAGCCTACGTTCAAGAG ATATCTATGTTAAAGAACTCATGTAAGTTGGCACTCAAAGAGCTGAGAAATTGGATGAAGCCAGAAAAG GCTAAAACTTCACTAACCACTTTCCCTTCGTCAGCCGAAATAGTGTCTGAACCTCTTGGTGTTATACTAATAATTTCAGCGTGGAATTATCCTTTCT TGCTGTCCCTTGATCCAGTTGTCGGTGCCATAGCAGCTGGTAATGCTGTGGTCCTTAAACCATCAGAACTTGCTCCAGCTACATCGTCATTGCTTGCAAAACTAGTAGGTGAATATATGGATAGCTCTTCTATAAGAGTTGTTGAGGGGGCAGTTGCTGAAACATCTGCACTGTTAGAGCAAAAGTGGGACAAAATATGTTACACAG GCAATGGAAGAGTGGGACGTATAGTGATGACTAGTGCTGCAAAGCACCTTACACCTGTTCTTCTGGAGCTCGGAGGAAAATCTCCTGTTGTTGTTGATTCTGGTATCAACTTACAA GTTGCAACTAGGCGAATAATTGTAGGAAAGTGGGGGTGTAATAATGGACAGGCTTGCATCTCCCCCGATTACATTGTAACAACAAAAGATTTTGCTCCTAAGCTG GTGGATTCTTTGAAATGTGAATTAGAGAATTTTTATGGAAAAAATCCATTAGAATCAAAAGATTTGTCTCGTATTGTGAATTCAAATCACTTTGCTCGCTTGATAAAGCTCTTGGATGAGGATAAGGTTTCTGGTAAGATCGTCCTGGGAGGTGAAAGGGACAAAACCAACTT GAGGATAGCTCCCACCATCTTGCTCGATGTCTCACGGGACTCTTTGATCATGAATGAGGAAATATTTGGTCCTTTGCTTCCCATTCTCACG GTCGACAGAGTGGAAGAAAGTTTTGACTTGATAAACTCAGGAACAAAGCCCCTTGCTGCATATTTGTTTACAAACAATAAGAAGCTGAAGGAGCACTTTGTAAGGACTGTCTCCGCCGGGGGTTTGGTTGTCAATGACACTACCATACAT CTTGCTGTTCCATCCTTGCCATTTGGAGGAGTTGGGGAAAGTGGAATGGGTGCATACCATGGAAAATTCTCCTTTGATGCGTTTAGCCATAAGAAGGCAGTTGTTTATCGAGGTTTCGCTGGTGATGCTTCTGTGAGGTACCCACCGTACACAAAGGGGAAGCTAAGACTTCTTAAGGCTCTGATCGGCGGTGGCATATTAAGCATAATCCGCGCTCTGTTTGGATGGTCCAAGGCTTAA
- the LOC117613978 gene encoding probable L-ascorbate peroxidase 6, chloroplastic/mitochondrial isoform X1, whose translation MASVAFSGAATAATTSRRLPASAKLSLSPSSSSSSSSLKLLGSTPIVSRLFLKPKRCSAAPLPSRAFSSAAAAPKCLASDPEQLKLAREDVRELLKTTFSHPILVRLGWHDAGTYNKNIEEWPRRGGANGSLRFEIELKHAANAGLVNALKLIQPLKDKYSDVTYADLFQLASATAVEEAGGPKIPMKYGRVDVSAPEQCPEEGRLPSAGPPSPADHLREVFYRMGLNDKEIVALSGAHTLGRSRPDRSGWGKPETKYTKDGPGAPGGQSWTAQWLKFDNSYFTDIKEKKDEDLLVLPTDGVLFEDPAFKVYAEKYAEDQEAFFKDYAEAHAKLSNLGAKFDPPEGIVIDDGPSQPVPEKFVAAKYSSGKRELSENMKQKIRAEYQAVGGSPDKPLQSNYFLNIIIVIGVLALLTSLVGN comes from the exons ATGGCCTCCGTCGCTTTCAGCGGCGCCGCCACTGCCGCCACCACATCTCGGCGTCTTCCCGCCTCGGCTAaactatctctctctccctcctcctcctcctcctcctcctctctcaaACTCCTCGGCTCCACTCCGATCGTTTCCCGCCTCTTCCTCAAACCCAAACGCTGCTCGGCGGCTCCGCTGCCTAGCCGAGCGTTCAGCTCAGCCGCCGCCGCTCCCAAGTGCCTCGCTTCTGACCCGGAGCAGCTGAAGCTCGCCAGAGAAGACGTCAGGGAGCTTCTCAAGACCACTTTCAGCCACCCAATTCTG GTTCGGTTGGGATGGCACGATGCTGGTACTTACAACAAGAACATTGAGGAGTGGCCAAGAAGAGGTGGAGCGAATGGGAGCTTGAGGTTTGAGATTGAGCTTAAACACGCAGCCAATGCAG GTCTTGTCAATGCATTGAAGCTCATTCAGCCTTTAAAAGACAAGTACTCTGATGTAACATACGCAGACTTGTTCCAATTGGCCAGTGCTACTGCTGTTGAG GAGGCTGGGGGACCAAAGATTCCTATGAAGTATGGGAGAGTTGATGTTTCGGCACCTGAGCAGTGCCCAGAAGAAGGGAGGCTTCCTT CTGCTGGCCCTCCTTCACCTGCTGATCATCTGCGTGAGGTTTTCTACAGAATGGGGTTAAATGACAAG GAAATAGTAGCATTATCAGGGGCACACACTCTGGGGAGGTCCAGACCTGATCGCAGTGGTTGGGGCAAGCCAGAGACAAAGTACACG AAAGACGGGCCAGGGGCACCAGGAGGACAGTCTTGGACAGCACAATGGTTGAAGTTTGATAATTCCTACTTCACG GATATCAAGGAAAAGAAGGATGAAGATCTTCTGGTGTTGCCAACTGATGGTGTTCTTTTCGAAGATCCAGCATTCAag GTATATGCTGAGAAATATGCTGAAGACCAAGAGGCGTTCTTCAAGGATTATGCTGAAGCTCATGCTAAACTCAGCAACCTGGGAGCCAAATTTGATCCTCCAGAG GGTATTGTGATCGATGATGGTCCTTCACAGCCAGTACCAGAAAAGTTTGTGGCAGCCAAATACTCGTCTGGCAAG AGAGAGCTGTCAGAGAATATGAAGCAGAAGATTCGGGCAGAGTATCAAGCTGTTGGTGGAAGCCCAGATAAGCCTCTACAGtctaattattttctgaacATTATAATCGTGATTGGGGTTTTGGCACTTTTGACATCGTTGGTTGGAAACTGA
- the LOC117613978 gene encoding probable L-ascorbate peroxidase 6, chloroplastic/mitochondrial isoform X2, with amino-acid sequence MASVAFSGAATAATTSRRLPASAKLSLSPSSSSSSSSLKLLGSTPIVSRLFLKPKRCSAAPLPSRAFSSAAAAPKCLASDPEQLKLAREDVRELLKTTFSHPILVRLGWHDAGTYNKNIEEWPRRGGANGSLRFEIELKHAANAGLVNALKLIQPLKDKYSDVTYADLFQLASATAVEEAGGPKIPMKYGRVDVSAPEQCPEEGRLPSAGPPSPADHLREVFYRMGLNDKEIVALSGAHTLGRSRPDRSGWGKPETKYTKDGPGAPGGQSWTAQWLKFDNSYFTDIKEKKDEDLLVLPTDGVLFEDPAFKVYAEKYAEDQEAFFKDYAEAHAKLSNLGAKFDPPEGIVIDDGPSQPVPEKFVAAKYSSGKD; translated from the exons ATGGCCTCCGTCGCTTTCAGCGGCGCCGCCACTGCCGCCACCACATCTCGGCGTCTTCCCGCCTCGGCTAaactatctctctctccctcctcctcctcctcctcctcctctctcaaACTCCTCGGCTCCACTCCGATCGTTTCCCGCCTCTTCCTCAAACCCAAACGCTGCTCGGCGGCTCCGCTGCCTAGCCGAGCGTTCAGCTCAGCCGCCGCCGCTCCCAAGTGCCTCGCTTCTGACCCGGAGCAGCTGAAGCTCGCCAGAGAAGACGTCAGGGAGCTTCTCAAGACCACTTTCAGCCACCCAATTCTG GTTCGGTTGGGATGGCACGATGCTGGTACTTACAACAAGAACATTGAGGAGTGGCCAAGAAGAGGTGGAGCGAATGGGAGCTTGAGGTTTGAGATTGAGCTTAAACACGCAGCCAATGCAG GTCTTGTCAATGCATTGAAGCTCATTCAGCCTTTAAAAGACAAGTACTCTGATGTAACATACGCAGACTTGTTCCAATTGGCCAGTGCTACTGCTGTTGAG GAGGCTGGGGGACCAAAGATTCCTATGAAGTATGGGAGAGTTGATGTTTCGGCACCTGAGCAGTGCCCAGAAGAAGGGAGGCTTCCTT CTGCTGGCCCTCCTTCACCTGCTGATCATCTGCGTGAGGTTTTCTACAGAATGGGGTTAAATGACAAG GAAATAGTAGCATTATCAGGGGCACACACTCTGGGGAGGTCCAGACCTGATCGCAGTGGTTGGGGCAAGCCAGAGACAAAGTACACG AAAGACGGGCCAGGGGCACCAGGAGGACAGTCTTGGACAGCACAATGGTTGAAGTTTGATAATTCCTACTTCACG GATATCAAGGAAAAGAAGGATGAAGATCTTCTGGTGTTGCCAACTGATGGTGTTCTTTTCGAAGATCCAGCATTCAag GTATATGCTGAGAAATATGCTGAAGACCAAGAGGCGTTCTTCAAGGATTATGCTGAAGCTCATGCTAAACTCAGCAACCTGGGAGCCAAATTTGATCCTCCAGAG GGTATTGTGATCGATGATGGTCCTTCACAGCCAGTACCAGAAAAGTTTGTGGCAGCCAAATACTCGTCTGGCAAG GATTAA
- the LOC117614230 gene encoding nitrate regulatory gene2 protein — protein MGCGGSKVDNLPLVTFCRERKDFIKTASDTRYALAAAHLSYFHSLKHIGDALCKFVDEDLIISGAGGSSSPPGSPVLTLPSDEGKPRRHPHKNDKHSSSSTSISHSVSVDSPKEEDIEDSHLHLSSGSGSDSDLDSPSGHIHIEESPEQEVPSSSSYGYPPTSHMYYMRRSGTPMQTVSYEEPGRYPAQNGPYPDPYPGYSDYQPYGGGGFFGYPMGSPMPSEYPYNRRPPSPPPSDPPPAPPSPPKTSTWDFLNVFDTFDNSGYLGYNPRARYGYGSTTSSPDSKEVREREGIPELEDETEQEVMKEVHKEKRKANEDGYLSRNRNSGEGTSRGVRLQQPSSEGSSGTVPLHSSDGSSGTVPLHSSERSSGTVPLHSSESSHSVQGKEIKSSPDTIGSKNSEEEGAKKKRVSFEFEAPSTLGVGSSKGSSLTTLSVHGTRDLQEVVKEIRDEFETASSYGKEVAMLLEVGKLPYQPRGAALKVIFSRILYLVAPSMLSSQPPSGQPVRLTSKTMKMAKAYQGEPGKDFNKKSGNLSSTLEKLYAWEKKLYKEVKDEEKLRVDYEKKCKRLKSLDYHGAESAKIDATQASVRKLLTKIDVCIRAVDTISSRIHKLRDEELLPQVTELIHGLIRMWKSMLKCHQKQFQAIMESKIRSLKVNTGLRRDSGLKATLELEMELLKWCTSFNNWVNTQKSYVESLNGWLLKCINQEPEVTPDGVAPFSPSRMGAPPIFVVCNDWCQAMERISEKGVADAMHDFASTLHQLWERQDEEQRQRIKAEYVSKNLESQLRKLRMERAKREHDHDAATDKTALSKAPSESGVSPLDDLKVDLDLMRKRLSEEKARHKEAIKLVNHAASNSLQAGLVPIFESLNNFTSEALKVHELVRLQDAGGS, from the exons ATGGGCTGCGGTGGCTCCAAGGTCGACAACTTGCCGCTAGTCACTTTCTGCAGAGAGCGCAAGGACTTCATCAAAACGGCGTCGGATACCCGCTACGCTCTCGCCGCAGCCCACCTCTCCTATTTCCACTCCCTCAAGCACATCGGCGACGCCCTCTGCAAGTTCGTCGACGAAGACCTCATAATCTCCGGCGCCGGTGGGTCTTCTTCGCCGCCGGGATCTCCCGTTCTCACGTTGCCCTCCGACGAAGGCAAGCCAAGAAGGCACCCCCACAAAAACGACAAACACTCGTCGTCGTCTACCTCGATTTCGCACTCTGTTTCGGTCGATTCGCCGAAGGAGGAGGACATTGAAGACTCGCACCTGCATTTGTCATCTGGGTCCGGGTCGGATTCTGACTTGGACTCGCCTTCGGGTCACATTCACATAGAGGAGAGCCCAGAACAAGAGgtaccttcttcttcttcgtatGGTTACCCTCCGACTTCGCATATGTATTACATGAGAAGGTCAGGGACACCGATGCAGACGGTGTCTTATGAAGAGCCGGGGAGATATCCGGCCCAAAATGGTCCGTACCCGGATCCATATCCGGGTTATTCGGATTATCAGCCGTATGGAGGTGGTGGGTTTTTTGGGTACCCAATGGGGTCACCCATGCCAAGTGAGTATCCGTACAATCGGCGGCCTCCCAGCCCGCCGCCGTCGGATCCTCCTCCGGCACCGCCTTCACCTCCGAAGACCTCCACTTGGGATTTCCTGAATGTGTTTGATACTTTTGATAATAGTGGTTATCTGGGTTACAATCCGAGGGCTAGATACGGGTATGGATCCACCACAAGTAGTCCGGACTCAAAGGAggtgagggagagagagggaattCCGGAGTTGGAAGATGAGACAGAGCAAGAAGTGATGAAAGAGGTTCACAAGGAGAAGAGGAAGGCAAATGAGGATGGTTATTTGAGTAGGAATCGGAATTCGGGTGAAGGGACTTCAAGGGGTGTGCGATTGCAGCAGCCAAGTAGTGAGGGGAGTTCAGGGACAGTGCCATTGCATAGCAGTGACGGGAGTTCAGGGACAGTGCCATTGCATAGCAGTGAGAGGAGTTCAGGGACAGTGCCATTGCATAGCAGTGAGAGTTCACACTCTGTCCAAGGGAAGGAGATAAAGAGCAGTCCAGATACAATTGGATCGAAAAACTCTGAAGAGGAGGGtgccaagaaaaaaagagtgagttttgagtttgaagcGCCATCGACATTGGGTGTTGGATCTTCTAAAGGGAGTAGCTTAACCACATTGTCAGTCCACGGTACAAGGGATCTTCAAGAGGTTGTGAAGGAGATCAGGGATGAGTTCGAGACCGCTTCTAGTTATGGGAAAGAGGTTGCCATGTTGCTTGAGGTGGGCAAGTTACCTTATCAGCCTAGGGGCGCGGCACTTAAAG TGATCTTTTCCAGGATCCTGTACCTTGTAGCACCTTCCATGTTGTCGTCACAACCTCCATCTGGGCAACCAGTAAGACTAACTTCGAAGACAATGAAAATGGCAAAAGCATACCAGGGAGAACCTGGCAAAGATTTCAACAAGAAGTCTGGAAACCTTTCATCAACTTTGGAGAAACTTTATGCATGGGAGAAAAAGTTATACAAGGAAGTTAAG GACGAAGAAAAGCTACGGGTTGACTATGAAAAGAAGTGCAAGAGATTGAAAAGTCTAGATTATCATGGAGCTGAGTCTGCTAAGATTGATGCCACCCAGGCTTCTGTACGAAAGTTGCTAACAAAAATTGATGTTTGTATCAGAGCTGTTGATACCATATCGAGCAGGATACATAAATTAAGGGATGAAGAATTGCTTCCCCAAGTCACGGAATTGATTCATGG ATTGATAAGAATGTGGAAATCCATGCTTAAATGCCACCAGAAACAGTTCCAAGCTATTATGGAGAGCAAAATTCGATCTCTTAAAGTAAATACCGGCCTTCGAAGAGATTCCGGTTTGAAAGCTACTCTTGAACTTGAAATGGAGCTTCTGAAATGGTGCACCTCCTTTAACAATTGGGTTAACACCCAAAAATCATATGTGGAGTCCTTAAATGGGTGGCTTTTAAAGTGCATTAATCAGGAACCTGAAGTAACTCCTGATGGAGTTGCCCCTTTCTCCCCAAGCAGGATGGGAGCTCCACCCATTTTTGTAGTCTGCAATGATTGGTGCCAAGCAATGGAAAGAATTTCCGAAAAGGGAGTGGCAGATGCGATGCATGATTTTGCTTCAACCTTGCACCAGTTATGGGAAAGGCAGGATGAGGAGCAACGTCAAAGGATCAAAGCCGAGTACGTCTCCAAGAATTTGGAGAGCCAACTTAGAAAATTGCGTATGGAGAGGGCAAAGAGAGAGCATGACCATGATGCAGCAACAGACAAAACTGCTCTGTCAAAGGCTCCTTCTGAGAGTGGAGTTTCACCACTGGATGATCTGAAggtggatttggatttgatgaGGAAGAGATTATCCGAGGAAAAAGCAAGGCATAAGGAGGCAATCAAATTGGTTAATCACGCAGCTTCCAACAGTTTGCAAGCAGGATTGGTCCCAATTTTTGAAAGCTTGAATAATTTCACTTCAGAGGCTTTGAAAGTTCATGAGCTAGTCAGACTTCAAGATGCCGGAGGCTCATAG
- the LOC117624635 gene encoding protein disulfide-isomerase produces the protein MASSRVSLCFCLFLALCLTTIRAEEAESKEFVLTLDSSNFSDTVSKHDFVVVEFYAPWCGHCKKLAPEYEKAASILSSNDPPVILAKVDANEEANKGLASEYEVKGFPTIKILRNGGKIIQEYKGPRETDGIVDYLKKQSGPASAELKTVEDATNLVGDKKIVVVGVFKKFSGEEFNNFTALAEKLRSDYEFGHTLDAKLLPRGESSVSGPVVRLFKPFDELFVDFEDFHVDALEKFVEESSLPVITEFNNDPSNHPFVIKFFNNPNEKALLFLNFSSEGVDAFKSKYREVAEKYNKEGISFLIGDLEASQGAFQYFGLKEDQVPLIIIQTNDGQKFLKPNVEPDHIIAWVQEYKEGKVSPYKKSEPIPEPNNEPVKVVVADSIQEVVLKSGKNVLLEFYAPWCGHCKKLAPILDELAVSYEKDSDVIIAKFDATANDVPSDFNVKYYPTLYFKTASGKILPFDEDERTKESFTAFIEKNRDKTEKQGSEKQDSGKDEL, from the exons ATGGCGTCGTCTAGGGTTTCGCTCTGCTTCTGCTTGTTCCTCGCTCTGTGCCTTACCACGATCCGTGCCGAAGAGGCTGAATCGAAGGAGTTCGTGCTCACTTTGGACAGCTCCAACTTCTCCGACACTGTGAGCAAGCACGACTTCGTCGTCGTCGAGTTCTACGCCCCCTG GTGTGGCCACTGCAAGAAGCTTGCTCCGGAG TATGAAAAAGCTGCTTCTATTTTGAGTAGCAATGACCCACCAGTCATTCTAGCAAAAGTTGATGCCAATGAAGAAGCAAACAAAGGACTTGCCTCTGAATATGAGGTTAAGGGTTTCCCCACAATCAAGATTCTGAGAAATGGTGGGAAGATTATCCAAGAATACAAGGGCCCTCGTGAAACCGATGGTATTGTTGATTATTTGAAGAAACAAAGTGGTCCAGCTTCTGCTGAATTAAAGACTGTTGAAGATGCAACTAATCTTGTTGGCGACAAGAAGATTGTTGTT GTTGGGGTGTTCAAGAAGTTCTCTGGAGAGGAGTTTAATAACTTCACAGCTCTAGCTGAGAAATTGCGGtctgattatgaatttggtcACACTCTGGATGCCAAGCTCCTTCCACGTGGTGAATCATCGGTGTCTGGGCCTGTAGTTAGACTGTTCAAGCCATTTGATGAgctttttgttgattttgag GATTTTCATGTGGACGCTCTAGAGAAGTTCGTTGAAGAATCTAGTTTGCCCGTTATTACTGAATTCAACAATGACCCAAGCAATCACCCTTTTGTTATCAAGTTTTTTAATAATCCAAATGAGAAG GCCTTGTTGTTTCTGAACTTCAGTAGTGAGGGTGTTGATgctttcaaatcaaaatatcGTGAAGTTGCTgagaaatataataaagaaGGCATAAGCTTTCTAATTGGGGATCTTGAGGCTAGTCAAGGTGCATTCCAG TATTTTGGACTTAAAGAAGACCAAGTGCCTCTCATCATCATTCAGACAAATGATGGACAGAAGTTTCTGAAACCTAATGTGGAGCCAGATCATATCATAGCTTGGGTGCAGGAATACAAG GAAGGGAAAGTATCACCATACAAGAAGTCTGAACCTATTCCTGAGCCTAACAATGAGCCTGTAAAAGTGGTAGTTGCTGACAGCATCCAGGAAGTTGTTCTCAAGTCTGGGAAAAATG TGTTGCTCGAGTTTTATGCTCCTTGGTGTGGACATTGCAAGAAGCTTGCTCCAATTCTGGATGAACTTGCTGTCTCATACGAAAAAGATTCTGATGTTATTATTGCAAAATTT GATGCCACTGCAAATGATGTGCCAAGTGATTTCAATGTCAAATACTACCCGACTTTGTACTTCAAGACAGCAAGTGGAAAGATCTTGCCATTTGATGAGGATGAGAGGACCAAGGAAAGCTTCACTGCCTTCATCGAAAAGAACCGGGACAAAACTGAGAAACAAGGGTCGGAGAAACAAGATTCCGGCAAAGATGAGCTCTAA